The genomic region TAAAATGGGGTCAGGGTGCTCAGACCCAAAACAATAGTTCTACCTGCTACAtgttctgacacacacacacacacacactcaggagcAATGTCACACCCCCCTAGCAAGCCTCACAGTTTGAGGTTGTGTCTATGTTTCAGCCCTGTGCTAGACTGGTACTCTGCTCAGGGTGTACCCCACAGCAGCAGTTGAGAGTGGCTCAGGGCCCAGCACCCCATTGCTGAACCCTCCATAGGATAATTATAGATAATAGATACACAGATGAATTCTAGCCATGAAATATCAAAACAAGCACAATACAGTATTTCTAAGATCACACACTTACAGATGTATAGTAAACTGACCTGTGTGTGACGTGGGTGTTAGTGGGGTAGGTGGGGCTCCGTCCTGGGTTCCTCTTGGTCGTCCTGATGCAGCAGGTATTCCTCTGGCCCCTGGGTTCCTGCTATGCCTCAGCCTGTCCTCCCGATCACGAcgctctctctctgcttcctctgctgCACGGTTGGCTCCCTGTACACATTAGTAAACAATCGGTTTGCTTCTCCATGGTGTAGAGTTACCATAGAGCCACATAGTTCCATCACAATTATATAACTGAATACACCCCTATTCTGTGAGAGTAGTTATAGTTTCTCCAGTGTGATACCTGCAACCATGTGGTAAATGAGCTAATGTTAATGTCAGTAACTACAATTCCACAGTATAGTAAGTTAATCTCCTCtcccatttaaaaacaacaacaaaaaaaaaaaaaaaacagcttcacaTTTTGCACGtccaaaaggaaaacaaagaaaagtaaaattataataaactaCTTCAGCAAACCAGTGAACAAATTGCTAGCAGCCAAACCCGTTTTACTGATATATCTCCATCTCTCCCCTTGTCTTCCTCTACattacacaaaccaaaatacaCACCAGGTTTACAGATcgtttgtcttttttcttcctgGCAACAAAAATTCTATATTTGGTTGAAATACAtaatcataaaaacacacaaattgtgCTTTGTCAAATACCATATTCTGATTtggctgtaaaaacacaaagaactgGTTCAAAATTAGGTACTGGCTCCAAACCAGACTTGGAACTGCTTTGGTGGATAGggagcagtgttaatttcgttgaagtattttcgttataattttcgtcaacggCAAGTTTTCAATGACGAAAACGAgatgttaactaaataaaaattaagtgatgacgacgaaaactatatttaaaatatattgacattttcgttgactaataaaaacgagacgaaaatgtgagtgagggacgtttttagaaaagatccaatcagaattaatcttcttagacacaCGTTTAAAAAGTAACTGATGCACCTAGTGATgtgggatgcgcgagtacacgacatcatcatagcctacactgggtttgtgtctgacttaaactataatgaaatggaaacagctgggagaaaacaaagagaagatatatgggtcagtttcatctttgatgcagtgtcattactgctaaatacaatttttctcttaaatattttggagttgctcttttgctttaaagaatgaagaatgtcatatgcaagttataaacgatgcatatctaatttttggtcttttatggaaaggccctattccatatatatttaataaaacttgtttttcatttaattttaatttagaatattttgtatattacaatagtttaactaaattacgCTTAAAtcaaacccaatatattttagtcgactaaatctacagtagatttagactaaaactaaaacaaagcagatgactaaaatatgactaaaactaaaattgcattttagtcaaaagactgactaaaactaaattaaaatctgctgtcaaaattaacactgatatGGAGTCATGCTAACACTGTAAAGCTGTATTCAGCAGAGTGATGCAGACTGAAATTTGCTACATAGCACTGTACACCAAGTGAAACTACAGTTCATAGAATGCTATTTTGCAGGTGATAGGTCATAAGTTATAACAGCATAATAATTTACAATTTTGACCTCATGATGGTGCTAAAACAAACTACAGTTCTGACCTGATGATAGTGGAGAAAAAGGTCACAGGAACAATTCAGTAAAGTGGACATGAATGTCAGTGCACGGCAATCCCTTCAAGAGCtgatatattaaataaaaaaataaaaaaacaccaacGCACACCACATGGTGGTGTACTTTTGCAAAAGAGTATCATCACAGTGGACAGCTGAGCACCATCTTGATCAAACTGTGCTAAGCATCAAATAGATGCAGAGATATCTTAAACATGAATAACATGGATGACTATTTTTTTGACAATTCATCAAATAGTTATTAAGATAGTTCAGTGTGGGCCATAGTGCTCAAAAGGTAAGGCAAAGATAAAGTTCCTGATCACATCTGGGATGCTTATTCATTCAATTTCAGTCTAAAATGACAATCACTATGTTATGGTGTGGAAAGATGTTTACTCAACTGACAGTTGCTTATATGCTGTTTCAAAATGCTTTTCTAAAATGACAACTAACATTTTGAAGGAAAATTAATatcacaaacataaataaaaataatcacattcaAATATATCAGTTCAGTCCAAAAACACTTGTGATACTGTAGCTGAAGTCTCAGCTCCATACAGTTCACACATAATGATTAGTACTCACAAACTTAAGCATGTTCCAATCAAATACATAGTCATAAGAGAAGCCTTGTCTGTGGAACAGGTTCCTGAAGAGCTGCCGGAGATACGAGTAGTCTGGCTTGTCATCAAAGCGCAGGGAACGGCAAAAATTCAGGTAGGTGGCAAACTCAGCTGCAatccagagagagaaaacagtttcTGACTGATGGGAATAACTGATGTGATATGAGAGAAATCTTTTCTTTCAAGATTTCAAATTGAGAAAGGCTAAAAGTAGGTAGAACTCACAGGGATATCCCTTGCAAAGCACCTCAATGGGggtagacatttttttttcgCTGATGCGTTCATACTTCTGCCTCTTGGTAGCAGCCTTGAGGCCTTGCCAAGGCAATGAGCCCAGATTGAAATACATGAGAACGTAGCCCAAGGACTCCAGGTCATCACGCCTTGACTGTTCTGTTGggggagaaaaaacaaacagagaaggATGAAAAGAGCAGGAAAATGGTCATTTTTACACATTGAAAACAATACAACTTCAAATTCACTAAGACATTCAGTAATGTGCTAATGTTAAaccattatatttttataccaATCCCAAGATGTGTGTTGATCGAAGCATAGCGTGCAGTGCCAGTCAGGTTCTTATTCTCGCGGTAAGGGATATGCTGGTGTGTGCGGGCATCACGGTATTTTTTAGCCAGGCCAAAGTCGATAATGTAGACCAGGTTGCCCTTTTTGCCCAGTCCCATCAGAAAGTTATCAGGCTTCACATCTCTGTGGATGAAGTTCTTGGAATGAATGTACTCAATGCGACTGATCTGCAGTGGAGAagaacaaagttaaaaaaacaaacaaaaaaaacaaatttgttcaCAACAACGttgacaaggaaaaaaaaaagtccttttgCAGCAAGAAAAGTTAAAAGCCATTCTTATTAGCCATTGACTGGATAATTACTGCAATGAGTACTGTGATTGTATCTCAATTATTTACAGACAGGGAATGGCCATCAGAGTCCTGACCCTAACTCCACTGAAATTCTTTGGGACAATCTGGAGAAGACTTTACACTTGTCAATgcaaaactgaacacaaaattATGCCAATAACAGCATTTTTCCATATAAACAAACTTCATCCTACTGTCATTTTCAGCTGCCCGAACACAATCTAAAAGGAATATGTGGTGGTGTtcagaaaataagaaatgtatGTGTGAAATGAGTTTGAAGTCTCACCATCTGATCAGCAAGCAGCAGAACAGTCTTGAGGCTGAACTTTCGAGAACAAAAGTTGAAAAGGTCCTCCAGACTGGGCCCCAGCAGCTCCATCACCATTACGTTGTAGTCACCTTCTGCTCCACACCACTTTATTGTTGGTATGCCCACTGCAGAAACATGAGTGAACCCAATTACCATAGTAAAAAGATGATGTGCTTTACTTGCTGAAGAAGAGGCTGAAGGCAAAAAGCCCCTAATACAGGTAAGAAGGGAAACTAGCTGCAGGAGCATCACCAGGAAAGATGTTAAGAATTTGACTATGTTAGAGGTTGCAACTTCAGTGCATTCACATTCTGTACAGTACAAtttacattcaattcaattcagttttatttgtatagcgccaaatcacaatacaatcatatcaaggcaatttacaaaaaacaaaaaaacccaacaattcccttatgagcaagcacttggtgacagtggagaggaaaaactccctttaacggaagaaaaaacctccagcagaaccgggctcagtttgggcggccatctgcctcgaccggttggggtgagtggatagagcagagagaaaagaatccTGCATATCCTGCATTAAAATTTGAAACAGTATATTATTCTGGTGGAAATTAATTTTGGTTGTCTTCATGACAAAAAAGAGCTGAAACTCAAGTTTATCCAATATAAACAACTATACAAGTAGAGACAAAAAGATCCATGGTAAACTTTCTGTATAGAACTCAATTAATGATACATTTACTATATATCTTAAAATTGGGTTGTATCATTCATAAGCCTTTGCCTTGAGGATAACATAATTTTCACACAGATATGAATCCTGGATCCAGGTAAATTTATTGCTGTGAGGTGATTTCACTTACACAGCATTGCcgaaattaggaacatcctgtctcaaaatgatgcagaaaaactagtccatgcatttgttacctcaaggctagattactgtaactcattactatctggatacCCCAGTATCTCCattaaaagcctccagttaatccagaatgccgcagccagagtcctaaCAGGAACTAggaagagagatcatatttctcctatattggcttctcttcattggctccctgtaaaatacagaatagaatttaaaatccttcttctcacacacaaatcccttcatgatcaagctccttcataccttaaagacctcatagtaccatattatcccaatagaccacttcgctctcagagtgcaggtctacttgtggttcccagagtttccaaaagcagaatgggaggcagagcctttagttatcaagctcctctcctgtggaaccagctcccagtctgggttcaggaggcagagactCTCTGTTCTTTTaagactagacttaaaaccttcctctttgacaaagcatatagttagggctggcttcaggtaaccctgaatgCTACTATAGGCCTAGAGTGCCCAAGGatcatcggtgcactgagctcccctac from Mastacembelus armatus chromosome 19, fMasArm1.2, whole genome shotgun sequence harbors:
- the csnk1db gene encoding casein kinase I isoform X2; protein product: MELRVGNRYRLGRKIGSGSFGDIYLGTDISVSEEVAIKLECVKTKHPQLHIESKIYKMMQGGVGIPTIKWCGAEGDYNVMVMELLGPSLEDLFNFCSRKFSLKTVLLLADQMISRIEYIHSKNFIHRDVKPDNFLMGLGKKGNLVYIIDFGLAKKYRDARTHQHIPYRENKNLTGTARYASINTHLGIEQSRRDDLESLGYVLMYFNLGSLPWQGLKAATKRQKYERISEKKMSTPIEVLCKGYPSEFATYLNFCRSLRFDDKPDYSYLRQLFRNLFHRQGFSYDYVFDWNMLKFGANRAAEEAERERRDREDRLRHSRNPGARGIPAASGRPRGTQDGAPPTPLTPTSHTANTSPRQVSGMERERKVSMRLHRGAPVNVSSSDLTGRQDTSRMSTSQHSLRASRQVDARHVLV
- the csnk1db gene encoding casein kinase I isoform X3; translated protein: MELRVGNRYRLGRKIGSGSFGDIYLGTDISVSEEVAIKLECVKTKHPQLHIESKIYKMMQGGVGIPTIKWCGAEGDYNVMVMELLGPSLEDLFNFCSRKFSLKTVLLLADQMISRIEYIHSKNFIHRDVKPDNFLMGLGKKGNLVYIIDFGLAKKYRDARTHQHIPYRENKNLTGTARYASINTHLGIEQSRRDDLESLGYVLMYFNLGSLPWQGLKAATKRQKYERISEKKMSTPIEVLCKGYPSEFATYLNFCRSLRFDDKPDYSYLRQLFRNLFHRQGFSYDYVFDWNMLKFGANRAAEEAERERRDREDRLRHSRNPGARGIPAASGRPRGTQDGAPPTPLTPTSHTANTSPRQVSGMERERKVSMRLHRGAPVNVSSSDLTGRQDTSRMSTSQNSIPYEHHAK
- the csnk1db gene encoding casein kinase I isoform X1; the protein is MELRVGNRYRLGRKIGSGSFGDIYLGTDISVSEEVAIKLECVKTKHPQLHIESKIYKMMQGGVGIPTIKWCGAEGDYNVMVMELLGPSLEDLFNFCSRKFSLKTVLLLADQMISRIEYIHSKNFIHRDVKPDNFLMGLGKKGNLVYIIDFGLAKKYRDARTHQHIPYRENKNLTGTARYASINTHLGIEQSRRDDLESLGYVLMYFNLGSLPWQGLKAATKRQKYERISEKKMSTPIEVLCKGYPSEFATYLNFCRSLRFDDKPDYSYLRQLFRNLFHRQGFSYDYVFDWNMLKFGANRAAEEAERERRDREDRLRHSRNPGARGIPAASGRPRGTQDGAPPTPLTPTSHTANTSPRQVSGMERERKVSMRLHRGAPVNVSSSDLTGRQDTSRMSTSQMVSGIPPPGLHLLSPR